DNA from Nitriliruptor alkaliphilus DSM 45188:
CACGTGCCCCACGGTGTCGACCGCGAGCTGGTCCGGGCGCTGCACGCCGACGGCGGACGAGCCTACGCCACCCACCGGTTCGGCTTCATCCGGCGCCGCCACGGCGATCACACCTTCGCGAAGGGCGACCGCGCCTTCGCCCGCGAGGGCACCACCACCCCTGGCCTCGACCGCAGCGTGCTCGACGTCTGACCCTCGGAGCCTCCTCGATGTCCACGCTGCCGACCTGGCTGACCGCCTTCGTCGAGGCCAACCGGCGTCGCAGCAAGCGGCTCGAACGTCGGCTCCCGCACACCCGCCCGCGGCTGCACGTCCGGTACGCCCGGACGGTGGCGAGGTACGCCGACAAGCGCCCCGACCGGGTCGTGGTCGACCTCGGCGCCGGGCGTGCGAGCCACTTCGTCGCCCTGCAGGACCCGCGGTCGACCGCGGAGATCGTGGGGGTCGACGTCGACGGCGGCGAGCTCGCGCTGAACGAGGAGGTCGACAGCAGGGTCGTGGTCGCGCCGGGCGCCCCGCTGCCCTTCGCCGACGCCAGCGTCGACCTCGTGGTCTCGCGCTCGGTCCTCGAGCACATCGCGGGGGTGGAGGCCACCCTGGCCGAAGCGCACCGGATCCTCGTGCCCGGTGGCCGCACCATCCACGTCTTCGCGTCCAAGCGGGCCCCGTTCTCGCTGCTCAACCGGGTGCTGCCCGGACGGGCCTCCAGCTGGCTGCTGCGCAACCTCGTGCCCGGCAGCGACGGTCGGCTCGGCTTCCCGGCCCACTACGAGCACTGCACCGCGTCGCAGATGGAGCAGGTGCTGCGCCGGCAGGGCTTCGAGGTGGAACGCACCGAGGTGTCCTACTACCAGTCGGACTACTTCGGGTTCCTGCTCCCGCTCTACGCCCTGAGCGTGGTCTACGAGCGGATCGTCCGCGCGTTCGGTCGGCGCGACCTGGCCGCCACGGTCCTGATCGTCGCGCGCAAGCCGAAGGTTCGAACGACCCCGGGCCGGTGACCGCTCGGGGGGTCCGCGCGACCTACCCTCCCGGGCCACGTCCCACGCTGGTCCGTCCAGCGGCTGCCGTCCCCGAGGAAGCGTCCCCGTGCTGGATCGTTACGACGTCGTCCTGATCACCGACGCCCGCCTGCCCGGGGGGACGGCGGCCAGCGTGGCCGAGGAGGTCCGTGCCCAGGCGCGTGCGGGCCTTCGGACCGGCATCGTCCACCTCGAGTCCCACATGATCGGCGAGCCGCGCGGGTTCAACCCGCGGGTCGCCGCCGTGCTCGAGGAGGGGCTCGCCGACCTCGTCGTCG
Protein-coding regions in this window:
- a CDS encoding class I SAM-dependent methyltransferase, whose translation is MSTLPTWLTAFVEANRRRSKRLERRLPHTRPRLHVRYARTVARYADKRPDRVVVDLGAGRASHFVALQDPRSTAEIVGVDVDGGELALNEEVDSRVVVAPGAPLPFADASVDLVVSRSVLEHIAGVEATLAEAHRILVPGGRTIHVFASKRAPFSLLNRVLPGRASSWLLRNLVPGSDGRLGFPAHYEHCTASQMEQVLRRQGFEVERTEVSYYQSDYFGFLLPLYALSVVYERIVRAFGRRDLAATVLIVARKPKVRTTPGR